A single genomic interval of Suncus etruscus isolate mSunEtr1 chromosome 10, mSunEtr1.pri.cur, whole genome shotgun sequence harbors:
- the SLC27A3 gene encoding long-chain fatty acid transport protein 3, whose product MAALLLLPLLLLPLLLLLRRPPVWPRLRWLAADLAFAVRALRCKRALRARVLAAAKADPRSPQGGCSLAWRLEELARRRPAHTFLRHGARRFSYAEAERRSNRAARAFLRARGWHAGPGGDAARDGAEGAGAAPLTPGATVALLLPSSPEFLWLWFGLAKAGLRAAFVPSALRRAPLLHCLRSCGARALVLAPEFLESLEPDLPALRALGLHLWVAGPPTPAGFSDLLAEAEREEDKPVPGYLSAPRNMMDTCLYIFTSGTTGLPKAARISHLKVLQCQAFYQLCGASQEDIIYLALPLYHMSGSLLGIVGCLGIGATVVLKTKFSAGQFWEDCQQHGVTVLQYIGELCRYLVNQPPSPAERGHQVRLAVGSGLRPDTWERFVRRFGPLQVFETYGLTEGNVATFNYTGQCGAVGRASWIYKLVFPFALIRYDSATGQPVRNAQGHCMATRAGEPGLLVAPVNQQSPFLGYAGGPQLTQDKVLQNVFRPGDKFFNTGDLLVCDKYGFLSFHDRTGDTFRWKGENVATTEVAGVLEALDFLQEVNVYGVRVPGHEGRAGMAALVLRPPLGLDLARLFSHVSENLPPYARPRFLRLQESLATTETFKQQKVRLAEEGFDPSTLSEPLYVLDMAEAAYLPLTAARHRDLLAGHLRI is encoded by the exons ATGGCCGCCCtcctgctgctgccgctgctgctgctgccgctgctgctgctgctccggAGGCCGCCCGTGTGGCCGCGGCTTCGCTGGCTGGCGGCCGACCTGGCCTTCGCCGTGCGCGCCCTGCGCTGCAAGAGGGCCCTGCGCGCGCGGGTGCTGGCGGCGGCCAAGGCCGACCCCCGGAGCCCCCAGGGGGGCTGCAGCCTGGCCTGGCGCCTGGAGGAGCTGGCGCGCCGGCGGCCCGCGCACACCTTCCTTCGCCACGGCGCGCGGCGCTTCAGCTACGCCGAGGCCGAGCGCCGGAGCAACCGGGCGGCGCGAGCCTTCCTGCGCGCGCGAGGCTGGCACGCGGGGCCCGGGGGCGACGCGGCGCGGGACGGGGCCGAGGGGGCCGGCGCCGCCCCGCTGACCCCGGGGGCCACGGTGGCCCTGCTGCTGCCCTCCAGCCCCGAGTTCCTGTGGCTCTGGTTCGGGCTGGCGAAGGCCGGGCTGCGCGCCGCCTTTGTGCCCAGCGCTCTGCGCCGCGCCCCCCTGCTGCACTGTCTGCGGAGCTGCGGCGCGCGCGCGCTGGTGCTGGCGCCAG AGTTCTTGGAGTCCCTAGAGCCTGACCTGCCAGCCCTGAGAGCTCTGGGGCTCCACCTGTGGGTGGCAGGGCCCCCAACTCCCGCTGGCTTCTCCGACCTGCTGGCCGAGGCCGAGAGGGAAGAGGACAAGCCTGTGCCCGGATACCTGTCAGCCCCACGGAACATGATGGACACGTGCCTGTACATCTTCACCTCGGGCACCACAG GCCTCCCCAAGGCTGCCCGCATCAGTCACCTGAAGGTGCTGCAGTGCCAGGCTTTCTACCAGCTCTGTGGTGCCAGCCAGGAGGACATCATCTACCTGGCCCTGCCGCTCTACCACATGTCTGGCTCGCTGCTGGGCATCGTGGGCTGCCTGGGCATTG GTGCCACGGTAGTGCTCAAAACCAAGTTCTCAGCGGGCCAGTTCTGGGAGGACTGCCAGCAACACGGGGTCACGGTGCTCCAGTACATCGGGGAGCTGTGCCGCTACCTTGTCAACCAGCCACCG AGCCCGGCTGAGCGTGGACACCAGGTCCGGCTGGCAGTGGGCAGCGGGCTGCGGCCAGACACCTGGGAGCGCTTCGTGCGGCGCTTTGGGCCTCTGCAGGTGTTCGAGACCTATGGCCTCACCGAGGGCAATGTGGCCACCTTCAACTACACGGGGCAATGTGGCGCCGTGGGCCGGGCCTCTTGGATTTACAAG CTTGTCTTCCCCTTCGCTTTGATCCGCTATGACAGCGCCACAGGGCAGCCAGTCCGGAATGCCCAGGGTCACTGTATGGCCACCCGTGCAG GGGAGCCCGGGCTGTTGGTGGCCCCTGTGAACCAGCAATCGCCATTCCTGGGCTACGCTGGAGGCCcccaactgacccaggacaaggtGCTGCAGAACGTCTTCCGGCCTGGGGACAAGTTCTTCAACACCGGGGACCTGCTGGTCTGTGACAAATACGGTTTCCTGAGCTTCCATGACCGCACTGGAGACACTTTCAG GTGGAAGGGGGAAAATGTGGCCACCACCGAGGTGGCAGGGGTCCTGGAGGCCCTGGACTTTCTACAGGAGGTGAATGTCTACGGTGTCCGCGTGCCAG GGCATGAAGGCCGGGCCGGGATGGCAGCCCTGGTGCTGCGCCCTCCACTTGGCCTGGACCTTGCCAGGCTCTTCAGCCACGTGTCTGAGAATTTGCCACCGTACGCCCGACCCAGGTTCTTGAGGCTTCAG GAGTCTCTGGCCACAACAGAGACCTTCAAGCAGCAGAAGGTGCGGCTGGCAGAGGAGGGCTTTGACCCGAGCACCCTGTCGGAGCCCCTGTACGTGCTAGACATGGCCGAAGCTGCCTACCTGCCACTCACAGCTGCCCGGCACCGAGACCTCCTGGCCGGGCACCTGCGCATCTAA